In a genomic window of Melopsittacus undulatus isolate bMelUnd1 chromosome 1, bMelUnd1.mat.Z, whole genome shotgun sequence:
- the OC90 gene encoding otoconin-90: MIAILLVSMSVMLYSGGQGLEKPAFLPELLDTPERILNNATFFNGVFQNVESVALFFDCLGSHFTWLQSIFTNFPALLNFVNRMKCVTGLCPRDFEDYGCSCRFEMEGLPVDEADECCFQHRKCYEEAMEMECTWDPSKISTDVSCSTENLTCESEDPCEQFLCNCNKDAIECLVKAHINSSLNGLDISFCPPLLTDLLHHGIDGTQPATASMEEVKSFEPSEMVLGTSRARVTTRDHRVTAPAPPVLSIKEEDGFMEAVVSVEEINTTPASFPGGVNSLLVKIVPTEKIPAVISAKTKEKETSPARGGQSTTSGIALGVVLSDRRANEPAGKVCERLTFLQERGNGRAKRELPQLGEMLFCLTERCPEEFESYGCYCGQEGRGYPTDALDRCCFSHHCCIEQVMKLGCHEERSSRSEVVCFDHKPNCVGWSICEKLLCACDKAAAECMAAAFFNESLQLPHSQECQEEKISCQSDPYERPSTGTGTGTGISSSEESSEEEGPLGSVLRRAKRDTHHRIGNSRAVQHGGR; this comes from the exons ATGATTGCAATTCTGCTGGTGTCTATGTCAGTGATGTTGTACAGTG GTGGCCAAGGACTGGAGAAGCCAGCATTCCTGCCAGAGCTTCTTGACACACCTGAGAGAATCCTGA acAATGCCACATTTTTCAATGGAGTCTTTCAGAATGTGGAAAGTGTTGCATTATTTTTTG ACTGCCTGGGTTCTCACTTCACCTGGTTACAGTCCATCTTCACAAACTTCCCTGCCCTGCTCAACTTCGTGAACAGAATGAAGTGTGTTACTGGGCTTTGTCCCAGGGATTTTGAAGACTATGGCTGCTCTTGTCGGTTTGAGATGGAAGGACTCCCTGTGGATGAAGCTGATGA ATGCTGTTTCCAGCACCGCAAATGCTATGAGGAAGCGATGGAGATGGAGTGCACATGGGACCCATCAAAGATTTCTactgatgtcagctgctctactGAAAACCTGACCTGTG agTCTGAGGATCCCTGTGAACAGTTCCTCTGCAACTGTAACAAAGACGCCATTGAATGCTTGGTGAAGGCACATATTAACTCTTCCTTGAATGGACTGGATATTTCCTTTTGTCCACCTCTGCTTACAG actTACTTCATCATGGGATTGATGGAACACAGCCTGCAACTGCATCCATGGAAGAAG TGAAGTCCTTTGAGCCCAGTGAGATGGTCCTGGGGACTTCCAGAGCCAGAG TTACCACAAGGGACCACAGAGTtacagctcctgctccccccGTCCTCTCCATAAAAG AGGAAGACGGATTTATGGAAGCTGTAGTGTCAGTGGAAGAGATAAACACGACCCCAGCCTCATTCCCAGGAGGTGTTAACTCACTGCTAGTCAAAATTGTTCCCACAGAGAAGATTCCTGCAGTCATATCtgcaaagacaaaggaaaagg AGACAAGCCCTGCAAGGGGTGGCCAGAGCACAACTTCTGGAATAGCTCTGGGGGTGGTACTGTCTGACAGGAGAGCCAATGAACCTGCAGGAAAAG TATGTGAGCGATTAACCTTTCTGCAAGAGAGAGGAAATGGAAGAGCAAAACGGGAGCTGCCCCAGCTAGGAGAAATGCTGTTCTGCTTAACTGAGCGATGCCCAGAGGAGTTTGAGTCTTACGGTTGCTACTGTGGCCAAGAAGGGAGAGGTTATCCTACTGATGCACTGGACAG GTGCtgcttctctcatcactgttgtATAGAGCAAGTTATGAAACTTGGATGTCATGAAGAAAGAAGTTCAAGATCTGAAGTTGTGTGTTTCGATCATAAACCAAACT GTGTTGGTTGGAGCATATGTGAGAAACTACTGTGCGCTTGTGATAAGGCAGCCGCCGAGTGCATGGCTGCTGCCTTCTTCAATGAAAGCCTTCAACTTCCGCACAGTCAAGAGTGCCAAGAGGAGAAAATCTCATGTCAAAGTGACCCCTATGAAAGGCCTTCTACAGGCACAGGAACAGGCACAGGGATTTCCAGCTCCGAGGAGAGCAGTGAGGAGGAAGGCCCACTGGGGAGCGTATTAAGAAGAGCAAAGAGAGATACACATCATCGCATTGGAAACTCCAGAGCTGTGCAACATGGAGGCAGATAA